AAGCTGGTCCGCTTCCGGATCGAGGCGGGCCGGGTGATCGCGCCCAGTGTCGTCAAGGGATTGAAGCCGGCGCTGCTGGCGGCTCATCCGGTGCTCGCAGCGGCTGCCGCAAAACTCGATGTCAAGCGCGAAGGCGGCCTGAACATCGAGGCACTGGAATTCGGCCCGGATGGACAGACCCTGCTGATCGGTTTCCGCAGCCCGCTGCTGGACGGGCGGGCATTGATCGCACGCGTCGAAAACAGTGCAGCGATGTTCGACGACAAGGCGCCTCCGCGCATCGCGCCGTCGCTGATCACGCTCGATCTCGACGGCGACGGCTTGCGCAGCCTGTCCCGCATTCCGTCACTGGGCGGTTACCTGCTCAGCAGTGGTCCGGTGGCCGGCGGAACAGCGCATTTCCGCCTCTGGTTCTGGAGTGGCGTTTCCGGCGAGCCCGCACATCGCGTGGAAGTCGCGGATCTGCCAGGCTTCGAACGTGCCGAAGGCATTTGTCCCGCTGTCATCGCCGGCCAGCCGAAAGTCATCATCGTCAGCGACGACGGCGATCATTCGGACAGTCGTTGCGCCCGCTTCCTGATGCTGGATCCCGCGCAGCTGATCATCGCCCGCTGATGCCGTGGCCGCCCGCGATTCCAGCGTGCCGGAGCTGACGGCTTCAGCGCCGCCTCCGCGCCGGGACGGCGGACGGCGCTGCCGACGATCAGCCCTTCGCTTCCTTGGCCGCCGTCTCCGCCATTTCGGCGCGGACCGCGTCCATGTCCAGCGCGCGCGCCTGTTCGATCAGCTGTTCGAGCTGCATCGCGGGCAGGGCGCCGGCTTCCGAGTACAGAATGATCTGGTCGCGGAACAGCAGCAGCGTGGGAATCGAGCGGATGCCGAATTCGGCGGCGATGCCCTGTTCCTCTTCGGTGTTGATCTTGGCGAACACGATGTCCGGGTACTTCTCCGACGCGGCCTCGAACACCGGTGCAAAATTACGGCAGGGGCTGCACCACGAGGCCCAGAAATCGATGAGGACGAACGGATTGTTTTCTATCGTCGTGTTGAATGTATCGGCGGTGAGGTCGAGGGTGGCCATGGTTATCCTTGGGCTGTCGTGGTGGGGCTTTTGCGGGTGACGGCGCATGGTAGCCGATAGTCGCGCCCCGGTTGCGCCGCACGTGGTGCGTGCGCTGCCGTACGTCGGCCGCTTCGCACCCAGTCCGACCGGGCCATTGCACAGGGGTTCGCTGGTCGCGGCGCTCGCCAGCTGGCTGGACGCTCGCGCGCATGGCGGCCAGTGGCTGCTGCGCATCGAGGATGTCGATGAACCCCGTTGCAGCAAGGCGGCTGCCGACACCATCCTCCATCAGCTTGACGCGCTCGGTCTGCACTGGGATGGCGAGTTGTTGTGGCAAAGCCTGCGCACACGCCTTTACCGCGCAGCGCTCGATCGACTGATTGCAGACGATCTGGCGTTCGCCTGCGCCTGCACCCGGCGCGATCTGGAAAGCCAGCCGCTGTCGCTCGACGGCACGCGCCGCTACCCGGGAACCTGTCGCGATCAGGTCGGCATCTCACCGCGCGCCTGGCGCTTCCGTGTACCGCCCGGTGCGGTGACATTCGACGATGCCATCTGTGGTGTCCAGTCCGTCGACGTCGCGGCGGATGTCGGTGATTTCGTGCTGTGGCGCGCCGACGGTTTCTGCGCCTATCAGCTGGCGGTTGTCGTCGATGACGCCGAACAGGGTGTGACCGATGTGGTGCGCGGCGCCGACCTGCTGTGGTCCACGCCGCGCCAGGTCCTGCTGCAGCACGCGCTCCGGCTCGCGCAGCCACGCTACGCGCATGTGCCGCTGGTGCTTGATGCGCAGGGTGAAAAGCTGTCGAAGCAAACGCGGGCCCGGCCGCTCGAAGCCGCCAATGCAGTTCCGGATCTGGCGCAAGCGCTGTGCTTCCTCAATCACGCGCCGCCAGCGGAAGTCGTCGCCGCCGGCCGCGACGCGCTGCTCGCGTGGGCGATCGGACACTGGCGGCTGGCGTCGTGCGCTGGCGCACTCGAAGTGCAGGATCACTGATTTCCGCACTGCGGCAGCCGTTGTGGGATCGGCGGATGGGATCGGCGAAGGTTTTGTGGGAGCGGCGGCCTGTGGGAGCGGCGGCCTCGCCGCGATCGTGCCGCGACCATCGCCGTGCAAAGTGCGTATCGCGGCGAGGCCGCCGCTCCCACAGAGGAACTCCCACAGAATTCATCGCGTGCAGCGCGGCTTTCCGGAAAGGGATTGCTCCGGCCGCCCCAGTGTCACCAATGCGGCGGGATGTCCTCGCGCGGGTCGGGGGTGTCGGCTCTGCGGTCGGCGTCCGTCTGTTGCGACGACTGCATCTGCTGGTAAAGATGGCGCAACTGCTGCTGCAGCGATTCGATCTGGCGCTGCTGGTCGAACACGGTGCGGTTCAGCGTGTCGAGCAGATCGTCCATCAGCGCGATGCGCGCTTCGAGGTCATCGAGGCGGTCGATTTTCAGTGGTTCAGTCATGCTGGGGGTCCGGTGAGTGTTGCCGGGCGAGCGCCCAGGCGACGTGTTCGCGCACCATGGCCGACGGGTGGTCGGCGCGCGCGTTGAGTGCCGCGATGTTTGCGGCGGACGCCGGTGCATTGCCGAGCGCGACCGCGATGTTGCGCAGCCAGCGCGCATGGCCGATGCGACGGATCGCACTGCCGGCGAGCTTCGCGTCGAATTCGTCTTCGTTCCAGGCGAACAGCTCGGTCAGCGACGCACGATCGAGCCCGTTGCGCACCGCGAAATCGGGTTCCACGGCGAGCTGGGCGTGGCGGTTCCACGGGCAGACGAGCTGGCAGTCGTCGCAGCCATAGATGCGGTTGCCGATCGCCGGTCGCAGCGGCTCGGGAATCGAGCCGTCGAGTTCGATCGTCAGATAGGACACACACAGCCGTGCGTCCAGTTGATAGGGCGCGACGATTGCGCCGGTCGGACACACGTCGATGCAGCGCGTGCAGGTGCCGCAGTGGTCGGGCTGCGCAGTGTCCGCCGGCAGCGGCAGATTGGTGTACAGCTCGCCGAGGAAGAACAGCGAACCGGCGTCGCGATGGATCAGCAAGGTGTGCTTGCCGCGCCAGCCCAGCGCGGCGCGACGCGCGATCTCGACTTCCATGACCGGTGCCGAATCGGTGAAGGCGCGGTAGCCGAACGGGCCGACCTGCGCTTCGATGCGGTCGGCCAGTGCCTGCAGCCGGGCGCGCAGCACCTTGTGGTAATCGCGGCCAAGTGCGTAGCGCGACACGTAGGCAGCGTCGGCATCGTCGAGCACGGCCTGTGCGTCGGCAGCTTCCCGCGGGTCGGGCCAGTAAGGCAGGCGCACGCTGATGATCGACAGCGTGCCCGGCACCAGTTCGGCCGGACGCGCACGTGCCGTTCCGTGTCGTTCCATGTAGTGCATGTCGCCGTGGCGACCGGCGGCCAGCCATTCCATCAACCGGGTTTCCGCTTCGCCCAGATTGATGCCGGCAAAGCCGACCGAAGCAAAGCCGAGCGCCTGCCCCCATTCTCGGACGTGCGCAGCCAGTTCGTCGGGCGAACAGGGCAGGGGCGGTGAAGTGGTCGTTCGAGCGGGCATGGGTCGAGGGGGGTTGGTGCTGCATCGCGCATCAGTGGCGATGGGTTCCGGGCTGCGCGGCCGCAGGTTGATAATGTCGAAACCCCGATTTTGCGTGCATCCCCTGCTCATGACCGACTTTTTAAGCATCGATCTCGCCGATACCGCGGCGACCGAAGCGCTGGGTACGCGCCTGGCGGCGATCCTGCGTCCAGGCCTGGCGCTTTTTCTCGAAGGTGACCTGGGTGCCGGCAAGACCACACTGGTGCGTGGCGTACTGCGCGGGCTGGGCCATACCGGCAAGGTGAAAAGCCCAACCTTCACATTGCTTGAATCTTATGCTATTTCTAGCTTAAACTTCCCGTTGTATCACTTTGATTTTTATCGCTTCGCGGACCCTGATGAATTCATTGAAGCAGGTCTGGACGAGTATTTCGGGCAAACCGGCCCGGCCGGCGGCGTCTGTCTGGTCGAGTGGCCGGACAAGGCCGGCAGCCATCTGCCGCCGCCCGATCTGCGCATCGAGCTCGCCGTCGCCGGCGACGCGCGACGTGCGCAGCTGTCCGCCTGCAGCGAAGCGGGGCGCGCATGTCTAGAGCAGCTCGTTCAGTCCGGCGGGAGGTAGCGGCCGGCATCAGCCGACGCAATTTCCTCGGCTTTTCCGGCGCTGCACTGCTGCTGTCGGTCAGCCCTGCCGGGCAGGCGGCGCTGTCTTCGCTGGTGGCGGTCCGGGTCTGGCCCGCCCTCGAATACACCCGCATCACGCTGGAATCCCGCGCCGAGCTTAAGTTCTCGCACTTTCTGGTCAAGGACCCGGAACGCCTGGTCATCGATCTCGAAGGGCTCGAACTGAACAATGTTCTGGGCACGCTGCCGGGCAAGATTTCAGACGCCGACCCCTACATCAAGGTGATCCGCGCCGGCCGCAACAAGCCGGGCGTGATCCGGCTGGTGATCGAACTGAAGACCGAAGTTCAGCCGCAGGTATTCACCCTGGCGCCGGTCGGGCAGTATGGTCACCGGCTGGTGATGGACGTTTATCCGCAGCATCCGGTCGACCCGCTGATGCAGCTCGCGCGTCGCGGTGACATCGTCTACGAGGGTGAGGCGACGCCTGACCAGCCGGATGCGCCCGCGCAGTCGGCGCCCGCGAAAGACCCGCCGTCGCAGACGGCGAAAGCGGACGTCAAGGCCGACCCGAAGGCGTCACCGGCCGAGGACACGGGTGACGTCAGTCGTCTGGTCACGATCGTGCTCGACCCCGGTCACGGTGGCGAAGATCCGGGTGCGATCGGGCGGCGCGGCAGCTACGAAAAGAACGTGACGCTCGAAGTGGCGCAGCGGTTGCGCGCCAAGATCGATGCCGATCCCACGATGCGCGCCGTATTGACGCGCGATGGCGACTATTTCGTGCCGCTGGGAACGCGGGTGGCCAAGGCACGGCGCGTGCGTGCCGACCTGTTCGTGTCCATCCATGCCGACGCTTTCGTGCGGCCGGATGCACGCGGCAGTTCGGTATTCGTGCTGTCCGGCAGTGGTGCGAGCAGTTCGGCGGCGCGCTGGCTGGCGCAACGCGAGAATTCGGCCGACCTGATCGGTGGCGTCAATCTCGATGTGAAGGACAAGTACCTCGCGCGCACCCTGCTTGATCTGTCGCAGACCGCGACGATGAACGATTCGATGAAGCTCGGTCGCGCCGTGCTGGGCGAGTTGGGCGGCGTCAACACGCTGCACAAGCCGCATGTCGAACAGGCCGGCTTCGCAGTGCTGAAGGCGCCCGATGTGCCGTCCATCCTGGTCGAAACCGCCTTCATTTCCAATCCGGAAGAAGAAAAGCGGCTGACCGACGACGTCTACCAGGACAAGCTGGCCGAAGCCATCCTGCGCGGCATCAAGCGCTACCTCGCAAAGAATCCGCCGCTGTCCAAATCGCGCATGGTCATGCTGTAACGGCTGCACCTGCCGCGCCGCGCCGCTTCAATCTGCGCCGCGGCAGCAACTGATTCAGTGCATGGCGGCCAGAAGGTCCGCCTTGCGGCTGGCCATGCGGGTGCCCAGTTCGACCAGATCGATGGACGACGACTTGACCTTGGGGAACATTTCGGTCTGCTCTTCCTTCACGTGATGCTTCACGTACTCGGACAGCACCTTCACCTTGGCGTCATACATTTCGCCATCCGGTGTGACACCGTCCAGCTGGGCGATCAGATCCTTGACGCCGGCATGTTCGACCGTCGCTTCGGGCACCAGCAGCTTGTCCTTCAAGGCTGCCTTGACGTCGGGGTAGAAGATTTCTTCCTCGATCTGCGCGTGCACGCTGAGCGCCGTGCAGATCTCCTTCACCAGCGCCATCTTGGTGGCAGGCGTTCGTTTCTTCTCGTATTCGGCAAACATGCCGCTCACTTCCTCGTGATCGGCCTTGAGCAGGGCGATCGCATCCTTCGGCGGCGCACTCGATTTCGTGCCCGAACTGGTTTTCGTGATGGTGGTCATGGGGAGCCTTTTAGGGTTCGCACAGCGATGAAAACGTCACATGAAAATCGCGATCAGGATGATGATCGGGATAGGAATGCCGAGCAGCAGCAGAAGGATCGAACGCATGGCAGCCTCGCTAAGTCGTGTGTTGAATGCAGGGGTCAGTCGTCGCGCAGACGGCCACCAAAGGTGGCGGCAAGGCTGGCCGCGAACGCGCCGA
The sequence above is a segment of the Methyloversatilis sp. RAC08 genome. Coding sequences within it:
- the gluQRS gene encoding tRNA glutamyl-Q(34) synthetase GluQRS, whose amino-acid sequence is MVADSRAPVAPHVVRALPYVGRFAPSPTGPLHRGSLVAALASWLDARAHGGQWLLRIEDVDEPRCSKAAADTILHQLDALGLHWDGELLWQSLRTRLYRAALDRLIADDLAFACACTRRDLESQPLSLDGTRRYPGTCRDQVGISPRAWRFRVPPGAVTFDDAICGVQSVDVAADVGDFVLWRADGFCAYQLAVVVDDAEQGVTDVVRGADLLWSTPRQVLLQHALRLAQPRYAHVPLVLDAQGEKLSKQTRARPLEAANAVPDLAQALCFLNHAPPAEVVAAGRDALLAWAIGHWRLASCAGALEVQDH
- the queG gene encoding tRNA epoxyqueuosine(34) reductase QueG: MPARTTTSPPLPCSPDELAAHVREWGQALGFASVGFAGINLGEAETRLMEWLAAGRHGDMHYMERHGTARARPAELVPGTLSIISVRLPYWPDPREAADAQAVLDDADAAYVSRYALGRDYHKVLRARLQALADRIEAQVGPFGYRAFTDSAPVMEVEIARRAALGWRGKHTLLIHRDAGSLFFLGELYTNLPLPADTAQPDHCGTCTRCIDVCPTGAIVAPYQLDARLCVSYLTIELDGSIPEPLRPAIGNRIYGCDDCQLVCPWNRHAQLAVEPDFAVRNGLDRASLTELFAWNEDEFDAKLAGSAIRRIGHARWLRNIAVALGNAPASAANIAALNARADHPSAMVREHVAWALARQHSPDPQHD
- a CDS encoding hemerythrin domain-containing protein, with translation MTTITKTSSGTKSSAPPKDAIALLKADHEEVSGMFAEYEKKRTPATKMALVKEICTALSVHAQIEEEIFYPDVKAALKDKLLVPEATVEHAGVKDLIAQLDGVTPDGEMYDAKVKVLSEYVKHHVKEEQTEMFPKVKSSSIDLVELGTRMASRKADLLAAMH
- a CDS encoding N-acetylmuramoyl-L-alanine amidase → MSRAARSVRREVAAGISRRNFLGFSGAALLLSVSPAGQAALSSLVAVRVWPALEYTRITLESRAELKFSHFLVKDPERLVIDLEGLELNNVLGTLPGKISDADPYIKVIRAGRNKPGVIRLVIELKTEVQPQVFTLAPVGQYGHRLVMDVYPQHPVDPLMQLARRGDIVYEGEATPDQPDAPAQSAPAKDPPSQTAKADVKADPKASPAEDTGDVSRLVTIVLDPGHGGEDPGAIGRRGSYEKNVTLEVAQRLRAKIDADPTMRAVLTRDGDYFVPLGTRVAKARRVRADLFVSIHADAFVRPDARGSSVFVLSGSGASSSAARWLAQRENSADLIGGVNLDVKDKYLARTLLDLSQTATMNDSMKLGRAVLGELGGVNTLHKPHVEQAGFAVLKAPDVPSILVETAFISNPEEEKRLTDDVYQDKLAEAILRGIKRYLAKNPPLSKSRMVML
- the trxA gene encoding thioredoxin; protein product: MATLDLTADTFNTTIENNPFVLIDFWASWCSPCRNFAPVFEAASEKYPDIVFAKINTEEEQGIAAEFGIRSIPTLLLFRDQIILYSEAGALPAMQLEQLIEQARALDMDAVRAEMAETAAKEAKG
- the tsaE gene encoding tRNA (adenosine(37)-N6)-threonylcarbamoyltransferase complex ATPase subunit type 1 TsaE, whose amino-acid sequence is MSKPRFCVHPLLMTDFLSIDLADTAATEALGTRLAAILRPGLALFLEGDLGAGKTTLVRGVLRGLGHTGKVKSPTFTLLESYAISSLNFPLYHFDFYRFADPDEFIEAGLDEYFGQTGPAGGVCLVEWPDKAGSHLPPPDLRIELAVAGDARRAQLSACSEAGRACLEQLVQSGGR
- a CDS encoding SlyX family protein, which produces MTEPLKIDRLDDLEARIALMDDLLDTLNRTVFDQQRQIESLQQQLRHLYQQMQSSQQTDADRRADTPDPREDIPPHW
- a CDS encoding DUF3616 domain-containing protein; protein product: MTAQDTPAFLPLTGIHEPSAIQQLEDGRFLVLEDERQRPFSLVSIDPDGRVDSTPLRPGWLEGWLNSSDDFWTLDDLEGIALDNAGNIHAVTSHSRDGDGDEKKSRDKLVRFRIEAGRVIAPSVVKGLKPALLAAHPVLAAAAAKLDVKREGGLNIEALEFGPDGQTLLIGFRSPLLDGRALIARVENSAAMFDDKAPPRIAPSLITLDLDGDGLRSLSRIPSLGGYLLSSGPVAGGTAHFRLWFWSGVSGEPAHRVEVADLPGFERAEGICPAVIAGQPKVIIVSDDGDHSDSRCARFLMLDPAQLIIAR